One genomic segment of Deinococcus radiopugnans ATCC 19172 includes these proteins:
- a CDS encoding cysteine protease StiP domain-containing protein, producing MTQLQTLRHTFDPADVTVQLRAATPRLVGVTEKEKLLRQGVSYGGLLTPETRPSAVQQAAYQDALRRNGPRVAGLIAALTTHLLTAVPRPVLVSLARAGTPVGCAMTRFARRRGRPLPHHTLSIIRGSGIDREALRRIMQAHPGATLVFVDGWTGKGSIAGTLSASLPAGVPPLLAVLSDPAGVADFAATHDDLLLPHAALNATVSGLLSRTFVDADIPDGQLHGVRTEDHLRADDVTGEYLAALDALDPGTASPLDSGPRPVRPYDAVLALASSLGVHDPHLVKPGVGEATRVFLRRQPAGLLLRDAGHPDTRHLHALAQAAAIPVTLHPELPYLAAALIAPGPRTGEDA from the coding sequence ATGACCCAGCTCCAGACCCTGCGCCATACCTTTGACCCCGCCGACGTGACCGTGCAGCTGCGCGCGGCCACCCCCCGGCTGGTGGGCGTGACCGAGAAGGAGAAGCTGCTACGGCAGGGCGTGTCCTACGGCGGCCTGCTGACCCCCGAAACCCGCCCCAGCGCGGTGCAACAGGCGGCTTACCAGGACGCCCTGCGGCGCAACGGCCCGCGCGTCGCCGGGCTGATCGCCGCCCTGACCACGCACCTGTTGACCGCAGTGCCGCGCCCGGTGCTGGTGTCGCTGGCCCGCGCGGGCACGCCGGTGGGCTGCGCCATGACCCGCTTTGCGCGGCGACGCGGTAGACCACTGCCCCACCACACCCTGAGCATCATCCGGGGCAGCGGCATCGACCGGGAGGCGCTGCGCCGGATCATGCAGGCGCATCCGGGGGCCACCCTGGTCTTCGTGGACGGCTGGACGGGCAAGGGCAGCATTGCCGGGACGCTGTCTGCCAGTCTGCCCGCTGGTGTGCCGCCGCTGCTGGCGGTGCTGAGCGACCCGGCAGGCGTGGCCGATTTCGCTGCCACCCACGACGACCTGCTGCTGCCGCACGCCGCCCTGAACGCCACCGTCAGCGGGCTGCTCAGCCGCACCTTTGTGGACGCCGATATCCCAGACGGGCAATTGCACGGCGTCCGGACGGAAGACCATCTGCGTGCCGACGACGTGACCGGGGAGTATCTGGCCGCGCTGGACGCCCTCGATCCGGGCACAGCCTCCCCACTTGATTCCGGCCCCCGCCCCGTGCGGCCCTACGACGCGGTGCTGGCGCTGGCCTCCAGCCTGGGCGTTCACGACCCACATCTGGTCAAGCCCGGCGTGGGCGAGGCCACCCGCGTGTTCCTGCGCCGTCAACCGGCTGGGCTGCTGCTGCGTGACGCTGGCCATCCCGACACGCGCCACCTGCACGCGCTGGCGCAGGCGGCGGCCATTCCAGTGACCCTCCACCCCGAGCTGCCGTATCTGGCGGCCGCCCTGATCGCCCCCGGCCCCCGCACTGGAGAGGACGCATGA
- a CDS encoding TerD family protein, producing the protein MALSLKKGGNISLSKQDANLQRIIVGLGWDPRPTDGQAFDLDACAFLLNDGGKVRGDHDFIFYNQLRSQDGSVEHTGDNRTGEGDGDDEAIKINLTQVPAEIQKIAVSVTIDEADARRQNFGQVGGAFIRVVNEDNGQELTRFDLGEDFSTETAVIFGEIYRHAGEWKFRAVGQGYTGGLGPLARNYGVNV; encoded by the coding sequence ATGGCACTTTCACTGAAAAAAGGCGGCAACATCTCCCTGAGCAAGCAGGACGCCAACCTGCAACGCATCATCGTGGGCCTGGGCTGGGATCCGCGCCCCACCGACGGCCAGGCCTTTGACCTGGACGCCTGCGCCTTCCTGCTGAACGACGGCGGCAAGGTGCGCGGCGATCACGACTTCATCTTCTACAACCAGCTGCGCAGCCAGGACGGCAGCGTGGAGCACACCGGCGACAACCGCACCGGTGAGGGCGACGGCGACGACGAGGCCATCAAGATCAACCTGACCCAGGTGCCCGCCGAGATCCAGAAGATCGCCGTCAGCGTGACCATCGACGAGGCCGACGCCCGCCGTCAGAACTTCGGGCAGGTGGGCGGCGCGTTTATCCGGGTGGTCAACGAGGACAACGGCCAGGAACTGACCCGCTTCGATCTGGGCGAGGACTTCAGCACCGAGACCGCCGTGATCTTCGGCGAGATCTACCGCCACGCGGGCGAGTGGAAGTTCCGCGCGGTGGGCCAGGGCTACACCGGCGGCCTGGGGCCGTTGGCCCGCAACTACGGCGTCAACGTTTAA
- a CDS encoding TerD family protein: MAVSLKKGGNVSLSKEAPGLSAITVGLGWDPRATDGKEFDLDASAFTLKADGKVRADGDFIFYNNKTSSDGSVVHNGDNRTGAGEGDDETIDIDLNKVPADIDKVAIAVTIDEADTRGQSFGQVGGAFIRVINKDNGSEIARYDLSEDYSTETAVIFGEIYRNAGEWKFRAVGQGYAGGLAPLARNFGVNV, translated from the coding sequence ATGGCAGTATCACTGAAAAAAGGCGGCAACGTTTCCCTGAGCAAGGAGGCCCCCGGTCTCAGCGCCATCACTGTCGGTCTGGGCTGGGATCCCCGCGCCACCGACGGCAAGGAATTCGACCTGGACGCGAGTGCGTTTACCCTCAAGGCCGACGGCAAGGTGCGCGCCGACGGCGACTTCATTTTCTACAACAACAAGACGTCCAGCGACGGCAGCGTCGTGCACAACGGCGACAACCGCACCGGCGCGGGCGAGGGCGACGACGAGACCATCGACATCGACCTGAACAAGGTGCCTGCCGACATCGACAAGGTGGCGATTGCCGTGACCATCGACGAGGCCGACACCCGTGGGCAGAGCTTCGGCCAGGTGGGCGGCGCCTTTATCCGCGTGATCAACAAGGACAACGGCTCTGAGATCGCGCGCTACGACCTCTCGGAGGACTACAGCACCGAGACCGCCGTGATCTTCGGCGAGATCTACCGCAACGCGGGCGAGTGGAAGTTCCGCGCGGTGGGTCAGGGCTACGCGGGCGGTCTGGCCCCACTGGCCCGCAACTTCGGCGTCAACGTCTGA
- a CDS encoding HpcH/HpaI aldolase/citrate lyase family protein: MTTLLSPAVTLNPWQLGASLYTPATRPDLLALGTGRYEALTSLIYCTEDAVLEADLPLALENLARVLPLLPPPGVGPLRLIRVRNPAVLAQVLTLDLRGISAFVLPKIHAGNLGAYLQVLDSSACPRLPLLLTLETPEALSEAHMTRLRDLILEGGHGPRVAALRIGGNDLMHALGVRRKPGRTLYEGPLERVIGMLLGVFKPHGFALSSPVYEVFGDLSTLARELEQDLEYGLCGKTIIHPAQLPTVLEAYRVAEADLLEAQAILAPDAPAVFQMNGRMCEPATHTRWASDILCRAGLYGVLEPQRHEALHF, encoded by the coding sequence ATGACCACGCTGCTTTCGCCCGCCGTGACTCTCAATCCCTGGCAGCTGGGGGCCAGCCTGTACACGCCCGCCACCCGGCCCGACCTGCTGGCGCTGGGGACGGGACGCTACGAGGCGCTGACCAGCCTGATCTACTGCACCGAGGACGCCGTGCTGGAGGCCGACCTGCCGCTGGCGCTGGAGAATCTGGCGCGTGTGCTGCCGCTGCTGCCCCCGCCGGGGGTGGGGCCGCTGCGCCTGATCCGCGTGCGCAACCCGGCGGTGCTGGCGCAGGTGTTGACGCTGGACTTGCGCGGCATCAGCGCCTTCGTGCTGCCCAAGATTCACGCGGGCAATCTGGGCGCGTACCTGCAGGTGCTGGACAGCTCGGCCTGCCCCCGCCTGCCGCTGCTGCTGACCCTGGAAACTCCCGAGGCCCTGAGCGAGGCGCACATGACCCGGCTGCGCGACCTGATTCTGGAAGGCGGCCACGGCCCGCGCGTGGCCGCGCTCAGGATTGGCGGCAATGACCTGATGCACGCGCTGGGCGTGCGCCGCAAACCGGGCCGCACCCTGTACGAGGGGCCGCTGGAACGGGTGATCGGCATGCTGCTCGGCGTGTTCAAACCGCACGGTTTCGCTCTATCCAGCCCGGTGTACGAGGTCTTCGGCGACCTGTCCACGCTGGCCCGCGAACTGGAACAGGATCTGGAGTACGGCCTGTGCGGCAAGACCATCATCCACCCGGCGCAACTGCCGACCGTGCTGGAGGCCTACCGCGTGGCCGAGGCTGATCTGCTGGAGGCGCAGGCCATCCTCGCGCCGGATGCTCCCGCCGTGTTCCAGATGAACGGGCGCATGTGTGAGCCGGCCACCCACACCCGCTGGGCCAGCGACATCCTCTGCCGCGCCGGGCTATACGGGGTACTGGAGCCGCAGCGCCACGAGGCCCTGCATTTCTGA
- a CDS encoding TerD family protein, which translates to MQTFQTGQKAQLSTLTPQTHLTLTVQVTGPAAEYDLILFGLDAAGQLSDDRYMIFFNQPRSPEGALDMRSGNRNEKVFQVDLSSLPANVRRLSLASTVDSGAFNAIDHAEVTLSSGGSPLMNYRVTGRDFQQQKAIMLLDLYFKDVWRVGAVGQGFNGGLEALVKHFGGTVADTPAGRPPPPPPAPPAAPRPAPTPAATPTPPAPTVNLGKITLDKQGQSAKISLRKDGQKDPIRVNLNWDKGGGFLRAGADLDLGCMFVMQDGQKGVIQALGNSFGSDRFEPFILLDKDDRSGSSSDGENLIIFRPDLIHTVVIFAFIYQGTSDFSRVNGRLTLKDPRGNEITVQLSNPDMRRTFCAIASIENVGGEVKITKEERYFKDHQEADQHFGFGFRWTAGSK; encoded by the coding sequence ATGCAGACCTTTCAGACCGGGCAGAAAGCCCAACTGAGTACCCTGACGCCGCAGACCCACCTGACCCTGACCGTGCAGGTCACTGGCCCCGCCGCCGAATACGACCTGATTCTGTTCGGGCTGGACGCGGCGGGCCAGCTGAGCGACGACCGTTACATGATCTTCTTTAACCAGCCGCGCAGCCCGGAAGGGGCGCTGGACATGCGCAGCGGCAACCGCAACGAGAAGGTCTTTCAGGTGGACCTGTCGAGCCTGCCCGCCAACGTGCGCCGCCTGAGCCTGGCCTCCACGGTGGACAGCGGCGCCTTCAATGCCATCGACCACGCTGAGGTCACGCTGAGCAGTGGGGGCAGTCCGCTGATGAATTACCGCGTGACCGGGCGCGATTTTCAGCAGCAGAAGGCGATCATGCTGCTGGATCTGTATTTCAAGGACGTGTGGCGCGTGGGGGCGGTGGGCCAGGGATTTAACGGCGGCCTGGAAGCCCTGGTGAAGCACTTCGGCGGTACGGTGGCCGACACCCCTGCCGGACGGCCTCCCCCGCCACCCCCTGCACCTCCCGCCGCGCCGCGTCCCGCGCCCACGCCCGCCGCCACACCCACGCCGCCCGCGCCCACGGTCAACCTGGGCAAGATCACGCTGGACAAGCAGGGGCAGAGCGCCAAGATTTCCCTGCGGAAAGACGGCCAGAAAGACCCGATCCGCGTCAACCTGAACTGGGACAAGGGCGGCGGCTTCCTGCGGGCCGGGGCCGACCTGGATCTGGGCTGCATGTTCGTGATGCAGGACGGCCAGAAGGGTGTGATTCAGGCGCTGGGCAATTCGTTTGGCAGCGACCGTTTCGAGCCGTTCATCCTGCTGGACAAGGACGACCGCAGCGGTTCGTCCAGCGACGGCGAGAACCTGATCATCTTCCGCCCCGACCTGATCCATACCGTCGTGATCTTCGCCTTCATCTACCAGGGCACCTCCGACTTCTCACGGGTCAATGGCCGCCTGACCCTGAAAGACCCGCGCGGCAACGAGATCACGGTGCAGCTCAGCAACCCCGATATGCGCCGCACGTTCTGCGCCATCGCCAGCATCGAGAACGTGGGCGGCGAGGTCAAGATCACCAAGGAAGAGCGGTACTTCAAGGATCACCAGGAGGCCGATCAGCACTTCGGCTTCGGCTTCCGCTGGACGGCGGGGAGCAAATAG
- a CDS encoding tellurite resistance TerB family protein produces the protein MGFLDRLKAMGAQAGKEAQDTWSRFNNGAFADATMAACALIGAADGKIDQIERSRTAQFITTSDKLKAFNVSDLREKYDRYCDKITADFDFGKIELMQAIGKVAGKPDQARAVVQLAVVIANADGDFDEKEMGVVREIAQALRLDPSEFNV, from the coding sequence ATGGGCTTCTTAGATCGGCTCAAGGCAATGGGCGCGCAGGCAGGCAAGGAAGCGCAGGATACCTGGAGCCGCTTCAACAACGGCGCCTTTGCGGACGCCACCATGGCCGCCTGCGCGTTGATCGGCGCAGCGGACGGCAAGATCGACCAGATCGAGCGCAGCCGCACGGCGCAGTTCATCACCACCAGCGACAAACTCAAGGCCTTTAACGTCTCGGATCTGCGCGAGAAGTATGACCGCTACTGCGACAAGATCACCGCCGATTTCGACTTCGGCAAGATCGAGCTGATGCAGGCCATCGGCAAGGTGGCGGGCAAGCCGGATCAGGCCCGCGCGGTGGTGCAGCTCGCGGTGGTCATCGCCAACGCGGACGGCGACTTCGACGAGAAGGAAATGGGCGTGGTGCGCGAGATTGCCCAGGCCCTGCGACTCGACCCTTCCGAATTCAACGTCTGA
- a CDS encoding nucleotidyltransferase family protein, whose product MHAVILAGGKGTRLRPYTTCVPKPLVPIGDTYSILEIVLYQLRAHGFTSVTLAVGHMGHLIRAFVGDGSRYGLQVDYTDEETPLGTIGPVLNVLDTLPEHFLVMNGDVLTNLNYGTFLQRHIQSDRPVTVATYNREIKSEFGVLDIDETGSQIVAFREKPTVHFQVSMGIYAVTRQTLRGYTPGQVLGFDTLMLDLLAARQFPGSDLFGGYWLDIGRPEDYDMANREWEEMSAILLPHLTLSAAD is encoded by the coding sequence ATGCACGCAGTTATCCTGGCCGGAGGAAAAGGCACCCGTTTGCGCCCTTACACCACCTGCGTTCCCAAGCCGCTCGTGCCCATCGGCGACACCTACTCGATTCTGGAAATCGTGCTGTACCAGCTGCGCGCGCACGGCTTCACCTCGGTCACGCTGGCGGTGGGGCACATGGGTCACCTGATCCGCGCCTTCGTGGGCGACGGCAGCCGCTACGGCCTGCAGGTGGACTACACCGACGAGGAAACCCCGCTGGGCACCATCGGCCCGGTGCTGAACGTGCTGGACACCCTGCCCGAGCATTTTCTGGTGATGAACGGCGACGTGCTGACCAACCTGAACTACGGCACCTTCCTGCAGCGCCACATCCAGTCGGACCGCCCGGTGACGGTGGCGACCTACAACCGCGAGATCAAGAGTGAATTTGGCGTGCTGGACATCGACGAGACCGGCAGTCAGATCGTCGCCTTCCGCGAGAAGCCCACCGTGCACTTTCAGGTCAGCATGGGCATCTACGCCGTGACCCGCCAGACCCTGCGCGGCTACACGCCGGGACAGGTGCTGGGCTTCGACACGCTGATGCTGGACCTGCTGGCCGCCCGGCAGTTTCCCGGCAGCGACCTGTTCGGAGGGTACTGGCTGGACATCGGCCGTCCGGAGGACTACGACATGGCCAACCGCGAGTGGGAGGAGATGTCGGCGATCCTGCTGCCGCACCTGACCCTGAGCGCCGCGGACTGA
- a CDS encoding TerD family protein: protein MPISLKKGQQISLAKEAGPSLSTVRMGLGWDAVKKKGFFGFGGGQAEVDLDANALMFDASGGLVDVVWFRQLQSKDGSIRHSGDNRTGAGDGDDETITVDLTRLPANVSTLVFTVNNFTGQDFGQIENAYCRLVNTQGEAEIARYDLSAGGQHSAMILASLKRQGNDWTMTAIGAPSRGRTYQDNLPDIQAYL, encoded by the coding sequence ATGCCCATCTCCCTCAAGAAAGGACAGCAGATCAGCCTCGCCAAGGAGGCCGGCCCCAGCCTCAGCACGGTACGCATGGGTCTGGGCTGGGACGCCGTGAAGAAGAAGGGCTTCTTCGGCTTCGGCGGCGGTCAGGCCGAGGTGGATCTGGACGCCAACGCGCTGATGTTCGACGCCTCGGGCGGGTTGGTGGACGTGGTCTGGTTCCGCCAGTTGCAGAGCAAGGACGGCTCGATACGGCACAGCGGCGACAACCGCACCGGCGCGGGCGACGGCGACGACGAGACCATCACGGTAGACCTGACGCGCCTGCCCGCCAACGTCAGCACGCTGGTCTTCACAGTCAACAACTTCACCGGGCAGGACTTCGGCCAGATCGAGAACGCGTATTGCCGCCTGGTCAACACCCAGGGCGAGGCGGAAATCGCCCGCTATGACCTGTCGGCGGGCGGCCAGCACAGCGCCATGATCCTGGCGAGCCTCAAGCGTCAGGGGAACGACTGGACGATGACGGCCATCGGCGCCCCGTCGCGTGGACGCACCTACCAGGACAACCTGCCGGACATCCAGGCCTACCTGTAG
- a CDS encoding SDR family NAD(P)-dependent oxidoreductase, producing MTQTTLPGPQSPTSAQRPLVAVTGADGFIGSHLTEELVRAGYRVRAMAIYNSQGSYGWLDTVPAETMQHVEVQLGDVRDAGSVRALMRDARTVYHLAALIAIPYSYVAPRSYVETNITGTLNVLEAARDLGTGRVVHTSTSEVYGTARTAPIHESHPLQGQSPYSATKIGADKLAESYHLSFGLPVVTLRPFNTYGPRQSARAVIPTIISQVAAGRREIRLGDLRPTRDFNYVADTARAFRAVGEAGDEVLGRTLNAGSGREITVGDTVKLIGQVMGAQLNVTQEDLRLRPEGSEVMRLLADHTELSRLTGWQPEFTLEEGLKRTAEWFTDPVNLARYRVDQYTV from the coding sequence ATGACCCAGACCACCCTGCCCGGCCCCCAGTCCCCCACCTCTGCCCAGCGCCCGCTGGTGGCCGTGACCGGCGCGGACGGCTTTATCGGCTCGCACCTGACCGAGGAACTGGTCCGCGCGGGCTACCGCGTGCGGGCCATGGCGATCTACAACTCGCAGGGGTCCTACGGCTGGCTGGACACCGTGCCTGCCGAGACGATGCAGCACGTGGAGGTCCAACTGGGCGACGTGCGCGACGCCGGCAGCGTGCGGGCGCTGATGCGGGACGCCCGGACGGTGTACCACCTGGCCGCCCTGATCGCCATTCCGTATTCCTACGTCGCGCCGCGCTCCTACGTGGAGACCAACATCACCGGCACCCTGAACGTGCTGGAGGCCGCCCGCGATCTGGGCACCGGCCGCGTCGTTCACACCTCGACCTCCGAGGTCTACGGCACCGCCCGCACCGCGCCCATTCACGAAAGCCACCCCTTGCAGGGCCAATCGCCGTACTCGGCCACCAAGATCGGGGCCGACAAGCTGGCCGAGAGCTACCACCTGAGCTTCGGGCTGCCGGTGGTGACCCTGCGGCCCTTCAACACCTACGGCCCGCGCCAGAGCGCCCGCGCGGTGATTCCCACCATCATCTCTCAGGTGGCGGCGGGCCGGCGCGAGATCCGGCTGGGCGACCTGCGGCCCACCCGCGACTTCAATTACGTCGCCGACACCGCCCGAGCCTTCCGCGCCGTGGGTGAGGCGGGCGACGAGGTGCTGGGCCGCACGCTGAACGCCGGATCGGGCCGCGAGATCACCGTGGGCGACACCGTAAAACTGATCGGTCAGGTGATGGGCGCACAGCTGAACGTGACCCAGGAGGACCTGCGCCTGCGCCCCGAGGGCAGCGAGGTGATGCGCCTGCTCGCCGACCACACCGAGCTGAGCCGCCTGACCGGCTGGCAGCCTGAATTCACGCTGGAAGAGGGGCTGAAGCGCACCGCCGAGTGGTTCACCGATCCCGTTAACCTGGCCCGGTACCGCGTCGATCAGTACACCGTCTGA
- the pelF gene encoding GT4 family glycosyltransferase PelF — MTFSIHTGAPSIALYTEGTYPQAHGGVSVWVDQLVRGLGDHRFEVQAISGLPFTHAAVPMPDNVSFTQVPLWGTPPPAPFRVDAARRRDAEEAYLAVLDGLCTLDLELFGAGLQLFSSLGQHGGFTALLDTPRLARLTLDTWAGHATRQAGSRRRDDARLPQPTVADALDVLGWLEHALRPLGHAAPHAQVGHAVSNGFAGLLALHGLWTHGTPFVLTEHGVYLRERYMEFRRSAYSPGFKGLLLRFYRLLCSLVYREATLVLPGSHYNRRWEERLGAHPDKIQCVYNGIDPDIFPPAEQEPEGSVVSWVGRIDPLKDIETLIRAFDLVRRRNAGAQLRLFGGTPAGNEDYLFRCQSLTRQLNLTGNVTFEGRIDDITDAYRAGQVVALTSVSEGFPYTVIEAMAMGRPPVATRVGGVPEAVGDAGLIVRPRDVLGVASALTRLLDDAPLRARLGRAARERVMELFTLDGCLDAYRRAYPLVIAGEALS, encoded by the coding sequence ATGACCTTTTCCATCCACACCGGGGCGCCGAGCATCGCGCTGTACACCGAGGGCACCTACCCGCAGGCCCACGGCGGCGTCAGCGTGTGGGTGGACCAACTGGTGCGGGGGTTGGGCGATCACCGGTTCGAGGTGCAGGCCATCTCCGGCCTTCCGTTCACGCACGCGGCGGTCCCGATGCCGGACAACGTGAGCTTCACGCAGGTGCCGCTGTGGGGGACGCCGCCTCCCGCGCCGTTTCGGGTGGACGCCGCCCGCCGCCGTGACGCCGAGGAAGCCTATCTGGCGGTGCTGGACGGCCTGTGTACCCTGGATCTGGAGCTGTTCGGGGCGGGCCTGCAGCTGTTCAGCAGTCTGGGCCAGCACGGCGGGTTCACGGCGCTGCTGGACACGCCACGGCTGGCCCGGCTGACGCTGGACACCTGGGCCGGGCACGCGACCCGGCAGGCAGGCAGTCGTCGGCGTGACGATGCCCGCCTGCCGCAGCCGACCGTGGCCGACGCCCTGGACGTTCTGGGGTGGCTGGAGCACGCGCTGCGCCCGCTGGGGCACGCAGCCCCGCACGCGCAGGTGGGGCACGCCGTCAGCAACGGTTTCGCGGGCCTGCTGGCGCTGCATGGCCTGTGGACCCACGGCACCCCCTTCGTGCTGACCGAGCACGGCGTGTACCTGCGCGAACGCTACATGGAGTTTCGCCGCAGCGCCTACAGTCCCGGCTTCAAAGGCCTGCTGCTGCGCTTCTACCGCCTGCTGTGCAGTCTGGTCTACCGCGAGGCCACGCTGGTGCTGCCGGGCTCGCACTACAACCGCCGCTGGGAAGAGCGCCTGGGCGCGCATCCGGACAAGATCCAGTGCGTGTACAACGGCATTGACCCCGACATCTTCCCGCCGGCCGAGCAGGAGCCTGAAGGCAGCGTGGTGAGCTGGGTGGGGCGCATCGATCCCTTGAAGGACATCGAGACGCTGATCCGCGCCTTCGATCTGGTGCGCCGCCGCAACGCGGGCGCGCAGCTGCGGCTGTTCGGCGGCACCCCGGCGGGCAACGAGGACTACCTGTTCCGGTGCCAGAGCCTGACCCGGCAGCTGAACCTGACCGGGAACGTGACCTTCGAGGGCCGCATCGACGACATCACCGATGCCTACCGCGCCGGGCAGGTGGTGGCCCTGACCAGCGTCAGCGAGGGCTTTCCATACACCGTGATCGAGGCGATGGCGATGGGCCGCCCCCCGGTGGCCACCCGCGTGGGCGGCGTGCCCGAGGCGGTGGGCGACGCCGGGCTGATCGTGCGCCCGCGCGACGTGCTGGGCGTGGCCAGCGCCCTGACCCGGCTGCTGGACGACGCGCCGCTGCGCGCCCGCCTGGGCCGCGCCGCCCGCGAGCGGGTCATGGAGCTGTTCACTCTCGACGGCTGCCTGGACGCCTACCGCCGGGCCTACCCGCTGGTGATCGCCGGGGAGGCCCTGTCGTGA
- a CDS encoding VWA domain-containing protein, whose translation MAGPTTLQAGQRVPLSVLGVGQTFHVNVRCTLDGADIAAFGLQEGKLTDDRYMVFFNQPHSPEGALELSQQGVDTAFDVNLAALPAAITEIYFTATHDTAAIAQAGALSVSVGDATFDVKPHLKAEKAVMLVRLYRHADGWRLATVAQGFGGGLDALVRHFGGEVEDAGAAPPPPPAAPAVNLRKERQRVLLEKAEREQPQLVSLIKTATVSLEKRGLAEARYRVKLVLDISGSMAREYRSGAVQALAERALALAARLDDDGEVEVYLFGIGAHRSGTLSLDNVTGFVDRLKVRLEGGTHYSPVMKLVREDAAKEGHDLPCLVLFITDGGTSNPATVIRQMTDAAHEPIFWKFMGIEEGRVNFDFLEKLDDLPGRVVDNADFFRVPAPIRIEDAKLFELLLGELDSWQRDAKAAGILRV comes from the coding sequence GTGGCCGGGCCGACAACGCTTCAGGCGGGCCAGCGTGTGCCGCTGAGCGTGCTGGGCGTGGGGCAGACCTTTCACGTGAACGTGCGCTGCACGCTGGACGGCGCAGACATCGCCGCCTTCGGCTTGCAGGAGGGCAAGCTGACCGATGACCGCTATATGGTCTTCTTCAACCAGCCACACAGCCCGGAAGGGGCGCTAGAACTGAGCCAGCAGGGCGTGGACACGGCGTTCGACGTAAATCTGGCCGCGCTGCCCGCCGCCATCACCGAGATCTACTTCACTGCCACGCACGACACGGCCGCCATCGCGCAGGCCGGAGCGCTGTCGGTCAGCGTCGGGGACGCGACGTTCGACGTCAAACCCCACCTGAAGGCCGAGAAAGCCGTGATGCTGGTGCGGCTGTACCGCCACGCGGACGGCTGGCGGCTGGCGACGGTGGCGCAGGGCTTTGGCGGCGGCCTGGACGCGCTGGTGCGGCACTTCGGCGGCGAGGTGGAGGACGCGGGGGCCGCCCCGCCCCCACCACCCGCCGCGCCCGCCGTCAACCTGCGTAAGGAGCGCCAGCGCGTGCTGCTGGAAAAGGCCGAGCGCGAGCAGCCGCAGCTGGTCAGCCTGATCAAGACGGCTACGGTCAGTCTGGAGAAACGTGGACTGGCCGAGGCCCGCTACCGTGTGAAACTGGTGCTGGACATCAGCGGCAGCATGGCGCGCGAGTACCGCAGCGGCGCGGTGCAGGCACTGGCCGAGCGTGCCCTGGCGCTGGCCGCCCGCCTGGACGACGACGGCGAGGTGGAGGTCTACCTGTTCGGCATCGGGGCGCACCGCAGCGGCACGCTGTCGCTGGACAACGTGACCGGGTTCGTGGATCGCCTGAAGGTCAGGCTGGAGGGCGGCACCCACTACAGCCCGGTCATGAAACTGGTGCGCGAGGACGCGGCGAAAGAGGGCCACGATCTGCCGTGTCTGGTGCTGTTCATCACCGACGGCGGCACCAGCAATCCGGCCACCGTGATCCGCCAGATGACCGACGCCGCCCACGAGCCGATCTTCTGGAAGTTCATGGGCATCGAGGAGGGCCGGGTCAACTTCGATTTCCTGGAAAAACTGGACGACCTGCCGGGCCGCGTCGTGGACAACGCCGACTTCTTCCGCGTGCCCGCCCCCATTCGTATCGAGGACGCCAAGCTGTTCGAACTGCTGCTGGGCGAGCTGGACAGCTGGCAGAGAGACGCGAAAGCGGCGGGAATACTCCGCGTCTAA